In the Mytilus trossulus isolate FHL-02 chromosome 1, PNRI_Mtr1.1.1.hap1, whole genome shotgun sequence genome, one interval contains:
- the LOC134722610 gene encoding uncharacterized protein LOC134722610, with product MACERFLNFKPIDEPSWRKRDRRYECVPRVNEMIKDIVKYHERWEMKRGKTVKKGFAEAKREIVLEFLFRLQQDQGIGLNDQGTFEEIFNAEMNRKGRKRERSLSGEDSSNKKKHKELLKKQPINEQASNKDVNDEESLPSSLETGDYFLNNSKDEGHAEDHKRIESINLLRGYKHLKNELNKLSGEEQSGYVGEIDVETCIQECHEVLMRDLLDETKTRPGKFSVLPRSANIDGEVFFYPSYATEEIAFKAVDTIVLEYNKMVKEISMKVDKHVKMELSLKCASVMLFAFLSLHPFSDGNGRLARLLCSHCLKVFCPFPTSIYNVFSPSNRDDYLRAIKNARQHSKINHDQIQYSEEAAKEAELILEQNPNELCSLVIESNWFTWRQFLHRIGEDINLFEFEIKTQEISVS from the coding sequence ATGGCTTGTGAGCGTTTTTTGAATTTCAAGCCAATCGATGAACCCTCATGGAGAAAGCGTGATAGAAGATATGAATGTGTACCAAGGGTCAACGAAATGATAaaagatattgtaaaatatcatgaAAGATGGGAAATGAAAAGAggaaaaacagtaaaaaaaggCTTTGCAGAAGCAAAACGTGAAATAGTTTTAGAGTTCCTTTTCCGACTACAGCAAGATCAAGGTATTGGACTTAATGACCAAGGAACGTTTGAGGAGATTTTTAACGCCGAAATGAATAGAAAGGGACGTAAACGAGAACGCTCTTTATCTGGAGAAGATTCATCGAATAAGAAGAAACATAAAGAGTTATTGAAAAAACAACCGATAAACGAACAAGCCAGTAATAAAGATGTCAACGACGAAGAGAGTTTACCAAGTTCTTTGGAAACTGGAgattactttttaaataattcgaAAGACGAAGGGCATGCTGAAGACCATAAAAGAATTGAATCCATAAATTTGTTGCGTGGTTATAAGcacttaaaaaatgaattaaacaaattatcaGGTGAAGAACAATCTGGATATGTTGGTGAAATAGACGTCGAGACGTGCATACAGGAATGTCATGAGGTTCTAATGCGTGATTTGCTCGATGAAACTAAAACTCGACCTGGAAAGTTCAGTGTTCTACCGAGATCAGCAAATATTGATGGAGAAGTTTTCTTTTACCCGTCGTATGCCACTGAAGAAATTGCCTTTAAAGCAGTTGATACAATTGTTTTGGAATACAACAAGATGGTGAAGGAAATATCAATGAAGGTggataaacatgtaaaaatggAACTTTCTCTCAAATGTGCTTCCGTAATGCTTTTTGCGTTTTTATCACTTCATCCGTTTTCCGACGGCAATGGTCGACTTGCTCGATTATTATGCAGTCATTGTTTAAAAGTATTCTGTCCGTTCCCAACTTCGATTTATAACGTGTTTTCTCCTTCTAACAGAGATGACTATCTAAGGGCAATTAAAAATGCTAGACAGCATTCAAAAATCAATCATGACCAAATACAATATAGTGAAGAAGCCGCAAAAGAAGCTGAGTTAATTTTAGAACAGAATCCAAATGAACTTTGTTCTCTGGTAATAGAAAGTAACTGGTTTACATGGCGACAATTTCTACATAGAATAGGAGAAGACATTAATctgtttgaatttgaaattaagaCTCAAGAAATTAGTGTATCGTAA